From a region of the candidate division KSB1 bacterium genome:
- the lipA gene encoding lipoyl synthase produces the protein MRDQGKSPPAVPARRPPWLKTRIPTGGEFVRVRELVERHGLHTVCQSARCPNIGHCWSRRTATFMILGNVCTRSCRFCAVAKGIPQPVDLAEPRRVAEAVQKLGLRYAVITSVTRDDLPDGGASLFAQTIREIRKRVPDCRVEVLIPDFRGSRDALELVLEARPDVLNHNLETVPSLYSLVRPQADYRRSLQVLAWAHQAGVVTKSGLMLGLGETQEEVRQVLWDLRDAGCTILTLGQYLQPSAQHLPVLRFVPPEEFSLWRQWGLSIGFRHVEAGPLVRSSFHAEEQAGHLAGC, from the coding sequence ATGAGGGATCAGGGGAAATCTCCTCCAGCTGTTCCAGCGCGGCGACCACCATGGCTCAAGACGCGCATTCCCACGGGCGGGGAATTCGTGCGGGTTCGGGAGCTTGTAGAGCGGCACGGTCTGCACACGGTTTGCCAAAGCGCCCGCTGCCCGAACATCGGGCACTGCTGGTCCCGCCGGACCGCCACGTTTATGATCCTAGGCAATGTGTGCACGCGGAGCTGTCGTTTCTGCGCAGTCGCGAAGGGGATTCCGCAGCCCGTCGACTTGGCGGAGCCGCGCCGGGTGGCCGAGGCGGTGCAAAAGCTGGGACTTCGCTACGCCGTGATTACCTCCGTCACCCGTGATGATCTGCCGGACGGCGGTGCCTCCTTGTTTGCGCAGACCATTCGGGAAATTCGGAAGCGCGTGCCCGATTGTCGCGTGGAAGTATTGATTCCCGACTTCCGCGGTTCCCGCGACGCTCTCGAGTTAGTACTCGAGGCGAGGCCCGATGTACTGAACCACAATCTGGAAACGGTGCCAAGCTTGTACTCGCTGGTCCGGCCCCAGGCGGACTACCGCCGCTCGCTGCAGGTTCTGGCATGGGCGCATCAAGCCGGCGTCGTCACCAAGTCGGGCCTGATGCTCGGGCTGGGCGAAACCCAGGAGGAAGTGAGGCAGGTCCTGTGGGACCTGAGGGACGCGGGCTGCACCATTCTTACTCTCGGACAATATCTCCAGCCCTCCGCCCAGCATCTGCCGGTCCTGCGCTTCGTGCCTCCGGAGGAATTCTCGCTGTGGCGTCAGTGGGGGCTTTCCATCGGTTTCCGCCACGTGGAAGCAGGGCCCCTCGTTCGGAGCAGCTTCCACGCGGAGGAACAAGCCGGGCACCTGGCCGGATGTTGA
- a CDS encoding NADH-quinone oxidoreductase subunit I — MRIPQSERELTWWEKIYLPEVVRGLAITGRHFFVNLARHVLHLLGFNKVPKGAVTFQYPEEVRPISPRLRTVHRLARRADGSPRCVACMMCETVCPANCISIVGAEHPDPNIEKYPVRFDIDLGKCVFCGFCVEACPEDAIRMDTGIYDFAAYTREGMILTLETLLSLEPAPYVKVPPQDRAADPGPIHARKGTVAPL; from the coding sequence ATGAGAATACCGCAGTCCGAGCGAGAGCTGACCTGGTGGGAGAAGATCTATCTCCCGGAAGTCGTCCGGGGATTGGCCATTACGGGTCGCCATTTCTTCGTTAACCTGGCGCGCCACGTCCTCCACCTGCTCGGGTTCAACAAGGTTCCGAAGGGCGCGGTCACGTTCCAGTACCCCGAGGAGGTGCGACCGATTTCACCCCGGTTGCGGACCGTGCATCGCCTGGCTCGCCGTGCCGATGGAAGCCCTCGCTGCGTCGCCTGCATGATGTGCGAGACGGTTTGCCCCGCGAACTGCATCTCGATTGTGGGGGCCGAGCATCCGGATCCCAATATCGAAAAGTACCCCGTGCGGTTCGATATCGATCTCGGCAAGTGCGTCTTCTGCGGTTTCTGCGTAGAGGCCTGCCCCGAAGACGCGATCCGAATGGACACAGGTATCTACGACTTCGCTGCCTACACGCGGGAAGGGATGATCTTGACTCTCGAAACGCTTCTCTCCCTCGAGCCCGCCCCCTATGTGAAGGTCCCACCCCAAGACCGAGCTGCGGACCCGGGGCCGATCCACGCTAGGAAGGGGACGGTGGCACCGCTGTGA
- the thyX gene encoding FAD-dependent thymidylate synthase, translating into MEELKEIQVLDRGFVRLVDFMGGDEAVVQAARVSTGQGSKGPERDRALIDYLLSHRHETPFEHSVFKFHVRCPIFVARQWFRHRMASYNEVSGRYTELKDEFHLPSVLRTQVSKDYRYEPLPEEKVAPLLRKISEHYESSYRLYQELLEAGVAREQARIVLPLALYTEFYWTVNARSLMNFLSLRAEAHAQEEIRAYANAILEIFRQKMPWTYEAFMKYWFKPVL; encoded by the coding sequence ATGGAAGAGCTGAAGGAGATACAGGTTCTTGATCGGGGCTTTGTGCGCCTTGTGGACTTCATGGGCGGCGACGAGGCGGTCGTACAGGCGGCGCGGGTGTCCACCGGTCAGGGAAGCAAAGGACCGGAGCGAGACCGCGCCCTGATCGATTACCTTCTCAGTCACCGTCACGAGACGCCTTTCGAGCACAGCGTTTTCAAGTTCCACGTGCGCTGCCCCATTTTCGTGGCCCGGCAATGGTTTCGCCATCGCATGGCCAGCTACAATGAGGTCTCCGGGCGCTACACCGAGCTGAAAGACGAATTTCACCTGCCGTCTGTGCTGCGCACGCAGGTTTCGAAAGATTACCGCTACGAGCCCCTGCCGGAGGAGAAGGTCGCTCCCCTTCTTCGCAAGATCTCCGAACACTACGAGAGTTCGTACCGGTTGTACCAGGAACTCCTGGAGGCGGGAGTGGCCCGGGAACAAGCCCGAATTGTACTCCCCCTCGCCCTGTACACCGAATTCTACTGGACGGTGAACGCCCGCTCCCTCATGAACTTTCTGAGCCTGCGGGCCGAAGCGCACGCGCAGGAGGAGATCCGCGCCTACGCCAATGCCATCCTGGAGATCTTCCGCCAGAAAATGCCGTGGACCTACGAGGCCTTCATGAAATACTGGTTCAAGCCGGTCCTGTAG
- a CDS encoding acyl-CoA thioesterase: MANTSCSKRVADSKVVTEIIAFPSDANTRGVVYGGRLLHWVDMVASLVARKHCEGPVATLRIEFDFLQPVQVGDHVRFVGLVTRVFHRSFEVQVDVYAGQDFGTQESLAARGFLVFSCLDEQGRPRAAPELVPESEEERARWEEAGRRRELRESLSGAGNSPRQP; the protein is encoded by the coding sequence ATGGCGAACACGAGCTGCTCGAAGCGAGTAGCCGATTCCAAAGTGGTTACAGAGATCATAGCCTTCCCAAGCGATGCCAATACGAGAGGGGTCGTGTACGGGGGAAGGCTTCTGCACTGGGTGGATATGGTCGCCAGCCTGGTCGCCCGGAAGCACTGTGAGGGGCCCGTTGCCACCCTGCGGATTGAGTTCGACTTCCTGCAGCCGGTCCAGGTCGGGGATCACGTCCGATTCGTTGGGCTCGTGACGCGCGTCTTCCATCGATCCTTCGAGGTCCAGGTGGACGTGTACGCCGGCCAGGACTTCGGGACACAGGAGTCTCTGGCAGCCCGCGGATTCCTGGTTTTCTCGTGTCTCGACGAACAAGGGCGGCCGCGCGCTGCCCCCGAGCTTGTTCCGGAGAGCGAGGAGGAAAGGGCCCGCTGGGAGGAGGCCGGTAGACGGAGGGAATTGCGCGAGAGTCTCAGCGGAGCCGGTAACTCGCCGCGACAACCGTGA